From the Apus apus isolate bApuApu2 chromosome 4, bApuApu2.pri.cur, whole genome shotgun sequence genome, one window contains:
- the LRIT2 gene encoding LOW QUALITY PROTEIN: leucine-rich repeat, immunoglobulin-like domain and transmembrane domain-containing protein 2 (The sequence of the model RefSeq protein was modified relative to this genomic sequence to represent the inferred CDS: substituted 1 base at 1 genomic stop codon), which translates to MSTPLRQIPANIPQDIRKIRIENSHLTELPRGSFENVSALEYLWLNFNNITVMHIKSLEYLPALKELRLQGNKLSSVPWTAFQDTPALRILDLKHNRLDVLPEHALRYLPNLTYLDLSSNQLTIISRDVFYSWPIYQGSQRAERHIEAISNAVLALHDNPWICDCRLRGFVEFIKLVGPPIILMNSYLTCSSPKFRAGKFFHEVELNSCMKPLTSAPDTNVTVPVGLNITLTCFVQGSPSPAVWWTYALKRFRAFNGKQSFFFACXHNSPLLTVSTEPINEETVRSELLIPAARPADTGNYTCTAANFLGNMSVAITLRVGAPWASTTTPGWASIVPAEPGAHVEVRIAKQTVYGITLEWFAAAAAAAEPGETWYTLLVGRYDAAQKDTIYIGPGINTYSVTDLLPATKYEVCVAVRNQAPRKGQCVVFVTGSDISQLEQREKLIHIIVIVCAMVLAVPAGMYACTAEARPGCLARCRGACPRRRRHGDQAQAGSKESTLDSLPAGSEDGLCRPEGGRGARRPQAREEPGKARPPHRNSADLY; encoded by the exons ATGTCTACACCACTGAGGCAGATCCCTGCAAACATTCCTCAGGATATCCGGAAAATCAGAATAGAAAATTCTCACCTAACAGAATTGCCTCGTGGGTCTTTTGAGAATGTTAGTGCCTTGGAGTATCTCTGGCTCAATTTTAACAACATCACAGTGATGCACATCAAGAGCCTGGAATATCTGCCAGCTCTGAAGGAGCTGCGCTTGCAGGGGAACAAATTAAGTTCAGTGCCGTGGACAGCATTTCAAGACACTCCAGCTCTGAGAATCCTGGATCTGAAGCACAACCGGCTGGATGTCCTTCCAGAACATGCACTCCGCTATCTGCCCAACCTGACCTATTTGGATCTATCCTCAAATCAGCTTACCATTATATCCAGGGATGTCTTCTACAGCTGGCCCATCTACCAGGGAAGCCAGAGGGCGGAGAGGCACATAGAAGCCATTTCCAATGCTGTCCTGGCCCTTCACGACAACCCCTGGATTTGTGACTGTCGCCTGCGGGGATTTGTCGAGTTCATCAAGTTGGTTGGCCCACCTATTATTCTGATGAATTCCTATTTAACTTGCTCAAGCCCAAAATTCAGGGCAGGGAAATTTTTTCATGAAGTGGAGCTAAACAGCTGCATGAAGCCCCTGACCTCAGCCCCTGACACCAATGTGACAGTCCCTGTGGGGCTGAACATCACCCTGACCTGCTTTGTGCAAggcagcccttccccagctgtgtGGTGGACCTATGCACTCAAACGCTTCAGGGCATTTAATGGTAAGCAAAGCTTTTTCTT TGCCTGCTGACATAACTCCCCTCTGCTCACAGTGTCCACCGAGCCCATCAATGAGGAGACTGTCCGCTCAGAGCTGCTGATCCCAGCAGCACGGCCAGCAGACACTGGCAACTACACCTGCACAGCTGCCAACTTCTTGGGCAACATGTCAGTGGCCATCACCCTGCGTGTGGGGGCCCCGTGGGCATCCACCACCACCCCAGGATGGGCCTCCATCGTCCCTGCTGAGCCAGGGGCCCACGTAGAAGTGCGCATCGCTAAGCAGACCGTCTATGGCATCACCCTGGAGTGGTTTGCAGctgcagcggcagcagcagaACCAGGTGAGACCTGGTACACGCTCCTGGTGGGCCGCTACGATGCTGCCCAGAAGGACACCATCTATATTGGCCCAGGCATCAACACATACTCAGTGACTGACCTGCTGCCTGCTACCAAGTACGAGGTCTGCGTCGCTGTGCGAAACCAGGCACCCCGTAAGGGCCAGTGTGTCGTCTTCGTCACAGGCAGCGACATCAGCCAGCTGGAGCAGCGCGAGAAGCTCATCCACATCATCGTCATCGTCTGTGCCATGGTGCTGGCTGTGCCCGCTGGCATGTATGCCTGCACCGCCgaggcccggcccggctgccTGGCCCGCTGCCGCGGTGCCtgtccccgccgccgccgccacggGGACCAGgcccaggctggcagcaagGAGAGCACACTGGACAGCCTGCCCGCCGGCAGCGAGGATGGGCTCTGCC